A single window of Rhodococcus jostii RHA1 DNA harbors:
- a CDS encoding APC family permease has protein sequence MTTNAPTHSSAVSDGATRRLAGTLGPGAIVFMVVAAAAPLTVIAGTVPLGIAAGNGAAYPASYIVCTVVLLFFAVGFTAMAKHLPGAGAFYTYITQGLGRHAGLGSAFLALLSYTAVQGAVYGYIGAAVNDFVTAHGGPELPWYVWALAVTAVVAILGYRHIDLSGKVLGVLLVCEVGIVLVIDAAVIVRGGGDEGFSTAAFHPAEFFSGAPGIALIFAIAGYIGFEATAVFRDEARDPGRTIPRATYLALLVIGGFYALSSWAMVSAWGDEGAVAIATENPEGMITETATRYVGAIAGDLVQIFLITSLFAALLSFHNVLSRYIFSLGNSAALPAGCGRSHAKHASPYIASVVQTASALVLIAASAVAGLDPVTEVFAWFAGVSSVGIVALMTLTSVAVLVYFGRTRVDRRVWNTVIAPLLGLVGLAGLLIMTVANLPLLVGGSSTLAAVIGVLLVGTFAGGAAVAVLRPHAARHDTALPQHDTNDTIIDKEIAR, from the coding sequence ATGACAACCAACGCCCCCACGCACTCGAGTGCGGTCAGCGACGGCGCCACTCGCAGACTGGCAGGCACCCTCGGTCCGGGTGCCATCGTGTTCATGGTCGTCGCGGCGGCGGCCCCGTTGACCGTGATCGCCGGAACCGTCCCGCTGGGCATCGCAGCGGGCAACGGTGCCGCCTATCCCGCGTCGTACATCGTCTGCACGGTGGTGCTGCTGTTCTTCGCCGTCGGATTCACGGCGATGGCCAAGCACCTCCCCGGCGCCGGCGCGTTCTACACCTACATCACGCAGGGCCTGGGCCGGCATGCCGGTCTCGGCTCCGCATTCCTCGCGTTGCTGTCCTACACGGCAGTCCAGGGTGCGGTGTACGGATACATCGGAGCCGCCGTCAACGATTTCGTCACCGCTCACGGCGGCCCCGAACTTCCCTGGTACGTGTGGGCCCTGGCTGTGACGGCCGTGGTTGCGATCCTCGGATACCGGCACATCGACCTGTCCGGCAAGGTGCTCGGCGTACTGCTCGTCTGCGAGGTCGGAATCGTCCTCGTCATCGACGCCGCCGTCATCGTCCGGGGCGGCGGCGACGAAGGATTCTCGACGGCGGCGTTCCACCCCGCCGAGTTCTTCTCCGGAGCACCCGGCATCGCACTGATCTTCGCCATCGCCGGGTACATCGGATTCGAGGCCACCGCCGTCTTCCGTGACGAGGCCCGCGACCCGGGCCGCACCATCCCCCGGGCCACCTACCTGGCGTTGCTGGTCATCGGCGGTTTCTACGCACTGTCGAGCTGGGCGATGGTCAGTGCGTGGGGCGACGAGGGTGCCGTGGCCATCGCGACCGAGAATCCGGAAGGGATGATCACCGAGACCGCCACCCGCTATGTGGGCGCGATCGCCGGCGACCTGGTTCAGATCTTCCTGATCACGAGCCTGTTCGCGGCCCTGCTGTCCTTCCACAACGTGCTTTCCCGGTACATCTTCTCCCTCGGGAACAGTGCGGCCCTGCCCGCGGGATGCGGCCGCTCGCACGCCAAGCACGCGTCGCCGTACATCGCATCGGTCGTGCAGACGGCATCCGCTCTCGTCCTGATCGCCGCGTCCGCCGTCGCCGGACTCGACCCGGTGACCGAGGTGTTCGCCTGGTTCGCCGGCGTGTCCTCGGTCGGCATCGTCGCACTGATGACCCTGACCTCCGTGGCCGTCCTCGTCTACTTCGGCAGGACGCGGGTGGACCGGCGGGTGTGGAACACCGTCATCGCACCCCTGCTCGGCCTCGTCGGCCTGGCCGGGCTCCTGATCATGACCGTCGCCAACCTTCCCCTTCTCGTCGGCGGGTCGAGCACTCTCGCCGCCGTCATCGGGGTCCTGCTCGTCGGAACCTTCGCCGGCGGGGCAGCCGTCGCCGTACTCCGACCCCACGCCGCACGCCACGACACCGCTCTACCGCAGCACGACACGAACGACACCATCATCGACAAGGAGATCGCACGATGA
- a CDS encoding response regulator, translating into MTTRLRVILAEDDVLLREGVASLLTRSGFDVLEQAGDATTLLDLVRERAPDLVMVDIRMPPTHTTEGLDAARAIRDEFPEVGILVLSAHADVEHAMELLASGRGIGYLLKSRITDVDDFIDTLQRIAAGASVVDPALVQELVSARRRNDPLAALSAREREVLALMAEGRSNAGIARRLWVTEGTVEKHVRSILTKLNLPETGDDHRRVLAVVTFLEAR; encoded by the coding sequence GTGACGACACGGCTGCGCGTGATCCTGGCCGAAGACGACGTCCTGCTCCGCGAGGGTGTGGCGAGCCTGCTCACCCGCTCCGGCTTCGACGTCCTGGAACAGGCAGGCGACGCAACCACACTCCTCGACCTGGTCCGGGAGCGAGCGCCCGACCTGGTGATGGTCGATATCCGAATGCCCCCGACCCACACCACCGAAGGCCTCGACGCAGCCCGGGCGATCCGCGACGAGTTCCCCGAAGTCGGCATCCTGGTCCTGTCGGCGCACGCCGACGTCGAACACGCGATGGAGCTACTGGCCAGCGGCCGGGGAATCGGCTACCTGCTCAAGAGCCGCATCACCGACGTGGACGATTTCATCGATACTCTCCAGCGCATCGCCGCGGGGGCCTCCGTCGTCGACCCTGCGCTGGTGCAGGAGTTGGTTTCCGCCCGCAGGCGCAACGACCCGCTCGCCGCACTCAGTGCGCGGGAGCGGGAGGTACTGGCCCTCATGGCGGAAGGACGTTCCAATGCCGGCATCGCTCGCCGGCTGTGGGTCACCGAAGGCACCGTCGAGAAACACGTACGCAGCATCCTCACCAAACTGAACCTCCCGGAGACCGGCGACGATCACCGACGAGTACTCGCGGTCGTCACCTTCCTCGAGGCCCGCTGA
- a CDS encoding SGNH/GDSL hydrolase family protein gives MRSALSAALAGCVVALALPWSHVAIADAAPDSAIRYVALGDSRATGSPHDPLSIRDGCFRTSDAYPQIVADTLGAASYVSRACAGAKTENITNTPQFTITGAQPPQIGALQPDTTLVTVSIGGNDIAWSSLVEPCYTFVPGLDANCRSDATTARRMNDALTVLGPKVSATLAAITGKSPAATVLVVGHGGIFGDRGCWPYIPTSDADAAFVVQFFVKMNDVLADAARRNGAYFVDVAAAAVGHDACAGSDRRWFEGLVPRSFTMPLHPTHEGLRAMASLVVAARP, from the coding sequence GTGAGGTCGGCGCTGTCGGCGGCCCTCGCCGGGTGCGTGGTGGCGCTCGCACTCCCGTGGTCGCATGTCGCCATTGCCGACGCCGCGCCGGACTCCGCCATCCGGTACGTCGCGTTGGGTGATTCGCGGGCCACGGGGTCGCCTCACGACCCGCTGTCGATTCGAGACGGGTGCTTCCGCACATCGGACGCGTACCCGCAGATCGTCGCCGACACTCTGGGCGCGGCATCCTACGTCAGCCGGGCGTGCGCCGGGGCGAAGACCGAAAACATCACGAATACACCACAATTCACCATCACCGGAGCGCAGCCACCGCAGATCGGGGCACTCCAGCCGGACACGACGCTCGTCACCGTCAGCATCGGGGGAAACGACATCGCGTGGTCGTCCTTGGTGGAACCCTGCTACACATTCGTCCCGGGACTCGACGCGAACTGTCGCTCCGACGCCACCACTGCCCGGCGCATGAACGACGCCCTCACTGTGCTCGGCCCGAAGGTGTCCGCCACCCTGGCTGCGATCACCGGGAAGTCCCCCGCCGCAACGGTGCTCGTGGTGGGGCACGGGGGCATCTTCGGCGACCGCGGTTGCTGGCCCTACATCCCCACGAGCGACGCCGACGCCGCCTTCGTCGTGCAGTTCTTCGTGAAAATGAACGACGTTCTCGCCGACGCGGCGCGGCGCAATGGCGCGTACTTCGTCGACGTGGCCGCCGCCGCGGTGGGACACGATGCGTGCGCCGGATCCGACCGACGGTGGTTCGAAGGCCTCGTACCCCGATCGTTCACCATGCCCCTGCACCCCACCCACGAAGGACTGAGGGCGATGGCGTCGCTCGTCGTCGCGGCCCGTCCATGA
- a CDS encoding SDR family oxidoreductase: MNIFGGRNYPRIDLDGAAVVVTGGGRGIGRATAELFAARGATVCIGDLDRAVADETAAEIGARAYTVDVTSAESWRRFVDAVLADCDRIDVLVNNAGVMPLGGFLEESDATSRMTMNVNVWGPLHGMRMVLPGMVERGRGHIVNVASMAGKLPVPGMAVYNASKFGAVGLSAAVRAEFAPAGVSVSTILPSAVRTGLSSGVPLGGGMPTVDPEDVAEAIVRTLDHRRAETAVPRYLAGWDLIDAVVPERLLDLGRRLIDDRRALTAVDPVGRADYDRRLARQSQTP; this comes from the coding sequence ATGAACATCTTCGGCGGTCGGAACTATCCCCGGATCGACCTGGACGGCGCTGCCGTCGTCGTGACCGGGGGAGGGCGGGGCATCGGTCGCGCCACCGCCGAACTGTTCGCGGCCAGGGGCGCAACCGTGTGCATCGGTGACCTCGATCGCGCGGTCGCCGACGAGACCGCGGCGGAGATCGGTGCCCGCGCGTACACAGTCGATGTCACGTCCGCGGAGTCGTGGCGGCGGTTCGTCGATGCGGTGCTGGCGGACTGCGACCGCATCGACGTGCTGGTCAACAACGCCGGCGTCATGCCGCTCGGTGGCTTCCTCGAGGAATCCGACGCAACCAGCCGGATGACCATGAACGTCAACGTGTGGGGTCCGCTGCACGGGATGCGAATGGTGTTGCCCGGCATGGTCGAGCGCGGGCGTGGTCACATCGTCAACGTCGCATCCATGGCCGGCAAGCTGCCCGTGCCCGGGATGGCCGTCTACAACGCCAGCAAGTTCGGGGCGGTGGGACTCTCCGCCGCCGTCCGGGCCGAGTTCGCTCCCGCCGGAGTCAGTGTGAGCACCATCCTTCCCAGCGCGGTGCGCACCGGACTGTCTTCCGGTGTGCCGCTGGGCGGCGGGATGCCGACCGTCGACCCGGAGGATGTGGCGGAGGCCATCGTCCGAACGCTCGACCATCGTCGCGCCGAAACCGCTGTGCCCCGTTACCTCGCCGGGTGGGATCTGATCGACGCCGTGGTCCCGGAGCGTCTCCTCGATCTCGGCCGCCGTCTGATCGACGACCGGCGGGCGCTCACTGCCGTCGACCCCGTCGGGCGGGCCGACTACGACCGCCGGCTCGCCCGCCAGTCGCAGACGCCGTAG
- a CDS encoding LLM class flavin-dependent oxidoreductase, whose protein sequence is MSRELHLAGFLIASHVTHSHAAWRHPASETDYLGPDYYRRVAQTLERGKFDFLFFADLLATPVRYGNDIRVPLSSGTQASATIDPSLVAAGLANVTEKIGLAITKSTTYFHPYEVARIFATLDHLSRGRAGWNVVTSLNQAEAQNFGIENHLGHDERYDRAQEFLEVAFKLWGSWDRDALVRDKASGVFADPDKVRTVDHEGEWFKTRGPLTVPQSPQSRPVIIQAGSSSVGKDFAARWAEAIFEIDPTSEGRKAYYDDVKSRASNFGRNPEDIKIFPSFVPFVGETESIAREKQAFHNELADPISGLITMSVHTDHDFSQYDLDAPIEDVVVPGTQGLFDVARRLSVKDNLTLRDIGKLYAQGVLLPQFVGTASQIADQIEEGFLGGEADGYILSAAQAPGTFDDFVDLVVPELQRRGLFRTDYTGSTLRDHLGLGGASLTPAPRGVAVGA, encoded by the coding sequence ATGTCTCGTGAACTACACCTCGCCGGCTTCCTCATCGCCTCGCACGTCACCCACTCCCACGCCGCCTGGCGGCACCCGGCGTCGGAGACCGACTACCTCGGACCCGATTACTACCGGCGCGTGGCGCAGACACTCGAACGCGGAAAGTTCGACTTCCTGTTCTTCGCCGATCTCCTCGCCACGCCCGTTCGATACGGCAACGACATCCGTGTCCCGCTGAGCAGTGGAACGCAGGCGTCGGCGACCATCGATCCCTCGCTGGTGGCGGCTGGCCTGGCCAACGTGACCGAGAAGATCGGTCTGGCGATCACCAAGTCCACCACCTACTTCCACCCGTACGAGGTGGCGCGGATCTTCGCCACCCTCGACCACCTGTCCCGGGGCCGGGCGGGCTGGAACGTCGTCACCTCGCTCAATCAGGCGGAGGCCCAGAACTTCGGCATCGAGAACCACCTCGGTCACGACGAGCGGTACGACCGCGCCCAGGAATTCCTCGAGGTCGCATTCAAGCTCTGGGGGAGCTGGGATCGTGACGCCCTGGTGCGGGACAAGGCGTCGGGTGTGTTCGCCGATCCCGACAAGGTGCGCACCGTCGACCACGAGGGCGAGTGGTTCAAGACGCGCGGACCGTTGACGGTGCCGCAATCACCGCAGAGCCGTCCCGTGATCATCCAGGCCGGGTCCTCCTCGGTCGGTAAAGACTTCGCTGCCCGCTGGGCGGAGGCGATCTTCGAGATCGACCCGACGAGTGAGGGCCGCAAGGCCTACTACGACGACGTGAAGTCGCGTGCATCGAACTTCGGGCGCAACCCCGAGGACATCAAGATCTTCCCGTCGTTCGTGCCGTTCGTCGGGGAGACCGAGTCGATCGCGCGGGAGAAGCAGGCGTTCCACAACGAACTCGCCGACCCCATCTCCGGCCTGATCACGATGTCGGTGCACACCGATCACGACTTCTCGCAGTACGACCTCGACGCCCCGATCGAGGATGTCGTCGTGCCGGGCACCCAGGGGTTGTTCGACGTCGCGCGCCGGCTCAGCGTCAAGGACAACCTCACGTTGCGCGACATCGGCAAGCTGTATGCCCAGGGTGTGCTGCTGCCGCAGTTCGTCGGGACGGCGTCGCAGATCGCCGATCAGATCGAGGAAGGATTCCTCGGCGGGGAGGCGGACGGGTACATCCTGTCGGCGGCCCAGGCGCCGGGAACGTTCGACGACTTCGTCGACCTCGTCGTTCCCGAGTTGCAGCGGCGTGGACTCTTCCGCACCGACTACACCGGAAGCACCTTGCGCGACCACCTCGGTCTGGGCGGCGCGAGTCTCACTCCCGCACCGCGCGGAGTGGCCGTCGGCGCCTGA
- a CDS encoding PadR family transcriptional regulator — translation MNPTRLFVLGALAKRGPMHGHQLRRDARLDRAELWSQVKPGSLYGALHRLADEGLIRPLRTEQDGALPARTVYEITAEGARELRALRDEAFTEFELKPDPVDLALAVSEDLDRGVLRGYVEDRIAVLAARELQFDHQLDRRWPDQSAADDLIVAHAKMRIQTEIAWHKKVLADIDKLEAR, via the coding sequence ATGAATCCCACGCGGCTGTTCGTCCTCGGCGCTCTCGCCAAGCGGGGACCCATGCACGGTCACCAACTGCGTCGAGACGCGCGTCTGGATCGAGCCGAACTGTGGTCACAGGTGAAGCCCGGGTCGCTCTACGGTGCGTTGCATCGGCTCGCGGACGAGGGTCTGATCCGGCCGTTGCGGACAGAGCAGGACGGTGCGCTGCCCGCGAGAACCGTGTACGAGATCACGGCGGAAGGCGCCAGGGAACTACGAGCGCTTCGCGACGAGGCGTTCACCGAGTTCGAACTCAAACCGGACCCCGTCGACCTCGCACTGGCTGTGAGCGAAGATCTCGACCGAGGGGTGCTTCGCGGCTACGTCGAGGACCGCATCGCGGTCCTCGCGGCACGCGAGCTGCAGTTCGATCACCAGCTCGATCGCCGATGGCCCGACCAGAGTGCGGCGGACGATCTCATCGTCGCCCACGCCAAGATGCGCATCCAGACCGAGATCGCCTGGCACAAGAAAGTGCTCGCCGACATCGACAAGCTGGAGGCACGCTGA
- a CDS encoding peptide deformylase, producing MAIRPILIAGDTRLTTPAVTVTAFDSELAAFVDDLHETNTAAHGAGLAANQVGDPRAIFVYDLIDDARRHRGHVINPVLETSPRPETMPDPDDLEGCLSVPGERYPTGRADWARVVGVDVDNKPISVEGTGYLARCLQHETDHLAGHLYLDRLIGRNHRAARKMIKQRQWTDTGNTWVPGADRDPFGW from the coding sequence ATGGCTATTCGACCGATCCTCATTGCCGGAGACACCAGACTGACCACACCAGCGGTGACGGTCACCGCGTTCGACAGCGAACTCGCCGCCTTCGTCGACGACCTGCACGAGACCAACACCGCCGCTCACGGGGCCGGACTGGCCGCCAACCAAGTCGGAGACCCGAGAGCGATCTTCGTGTACGACCTGATCGACGACGCCCGACGGCATCGAGGGCACGTCATCAATCCGGTACTCGAGACTTCGCCTCGGCCCGAGACCATGCCCGACCCGGACGACCTCGAGGGATGCCTTTCCGTTCCGGGCGAGCGTTACCCGACGGGCCGAGCCGACTGGGCGCGAGTGGTCGGCGTGGACGTCGACAACAAACCGATCTCCGTCGAGGGCACCGGCTATCTGGCCCGCTGCCTGCAGCACGAAACCGATCATCTCGCGGGGCACCTCTACCTCGACCGGCTCATCGGACGCAATCACCGGGCAGCCCGCAAGATGATCAAACAGCGTCAGTGGACCGACACCGGCAATACGTGGGTGCCCGGCGCGGACCGTGATCCCTTCGGCTGGTGA
- a CDS encoding WhiB family transcriptional regulator, whose amino-acid sequence MLLAETSRTPAPEAAPDAEDWRELASCRGVASSVFFSPDGERGHARARREANAQQICQDCPVLTQCRDHALAADEPYGIWGGMTEADRRRHARRLRSGGRR is encoded by the coding sequence TTGCTGTTGGCAGAAACGTCACGAACACCGGCCCCCGAGGCCGCACCCGATGCCGAGGACTGGCGCGAGCTGGCCTCATGCCGCGGAGTCGCATCGTCGGTGTTCTTCTCCCCCGACGGCGAGCGCGGTCATGCCCGCGCCCGTCGCGAAGCGAACGCCCAGCAGATCTGCCAGGACTGCCCTGTGCTCACCCAGTGCCGCGACCATGCCCTGGCAGCCGACGAACCGTACGGAATCTGGGGCGGGATGACCGAAGCCGACCGTAGGCGGCACGCCCGACGACTCCGTTCCGGCGGGCGCCGTTGA
- a CDS encoding aldehyde dehydrogenase family protein, producing MTAVVHTPAGLDPRVVDFVSSPKRMFVDGRWVDSASGRTFETVDPATGQVITTVPHAGIEDVDRAVAAARRAFESGPWRSLTPAERQRILWKIGEGILARADQFAQLESIDNGKSVAVAKAVDVTWAAEIFFYYAGWATKIEGRTIPVSVPWAPGARFHAFTTREPVGVCAQIIPWNFPLVMAAFKVAPALTCSNTMILKPAEQTPLTALLLAEVIAEAGVPDGVFNVLTGFGDIGAALSSHDDVDKVAFTGSTEVGKKIVNAASGNLKKVSLELGGKSPQVIFSDADLEAAIPGVAGGFLFNHGQACTAGTRLLVEDRIFDEFTSGVADFAKSQKIGPGLDPTNDVGPLISQEQLGKVTGYIDAGLADGARALSGGHRHGDTGFYVEPTLLVDVNRDFSVYQEEIFGPVAVAVPFNREEGVRAAANDTPYGLAASVWTRDVSRAHEVAAEIKAGTVWVNCHNAFDTALPFGGYKQSGWGRELGEGAIAEYTQSKSVNIAL from the coding sequence ATGACTGCAGTCGTTCACACCCCAGCCGGACTCGACCCCCGGGTCGTCGACTTCGTTTCGTCGCCGAAGCGCATGTTCGTCGACGGCCGATGGGTGGACTCGGCGTCGGGCAGGACGTTCGAGACGGTCGATCCCGCCACCGGACAGGTGATCACGACAGTGCCGCACGCCGGAATCGAAGACGTGGACCGGGCGGTAGCGGCGGCCCGGCGGGCCTTCGAATCCGGGCCGTGGCGCTCGCTCACCCCCGCGGAACGTCAGCGGATCCTCTGGAAGATCGGCGAGGGGATCCTGGCCCGGGCCGATCAGTTCGCGCAGCTCGAGTCGATCGACAACGGCAAGTCCGTGGCGGTGGCGAAGGCCGTCGACGTGACGTGGGCAGCGGAGATCTTCTTCTACTACGCCGGCTGGGCCACCAAGATCGAGGGCCGCACCATCCCCGTGTCGGTGCCGTGGGCGCCCGGAGCACGTTTCCACGCCTTCACCACCCGTGAACCGGTCGGTGTGTGCGCACAGATCATCCCGTGGAACTTCCCGCTGGTGATGGCTGCGTTCAAGGTGGCGCCCGCGCTGACCTGCTCGAACACCATGATCCTCAAGCCTGCGGAGCAGACCCCGCTCACCGCGTTGCTCCTCGCCGAGGTGATCGCCGAGGCCGGCGTCCCCGACGGCGTGTTCAACGTGCTCACCGGTTTCGGCGACATCGGCGCGGCGCTGTCGAGTCACGACGACGTCGACAAGGTCGCGTTCACCGGTTCGACCGAGGTCGGAAAGAAGATCGTCAATGCCGCGTCGGGGAACCTGAAGAAGGTGTCCCTCGAACTCGGTGGCAAGAGCCCGCAGGTGATCTTCTCCGACGCCGACCTCGAGGCTGCGATCCCCGGCGTGGCCGGCGGGTTCCTGTTCAACCACGGCCAGGCCTGCACGGCCGGAACGCGCCTGCTCGTCGAAGACCGGATCTTCGACGAATTCACCTCCGGTGTAGCCGATTTCGCGAAGTCGCAGAAGATCGGGCCTGGGCTCGACCCCACCAACGACGTCGGCCCGCTGATCTCCCAGGAGCAGTTGGGCAAGGTCACCGGATACATCGACGCCGGACTCGCCGACGGTGCCCGCGCGCTCTCCGGTGGGCACCGGCACGGCGACACCGGCTTCTACGTCGAGCCCACCCTGCTGGTCGACGTGAACCGCGACTTCAGCGTGTACCAGGAGGAGATCTTCGGCCCGGTCGCGGTGGCGGTGCCGTTCAACCGGGAGGAAGGCGTCCGCGCGGCCGCCAACGACACCCCCTACGGCCTCGCCGCCAGCGTGTGGACCCGGGACGTGTCCCGCGCCCACGAGGTGGCCGCCGAGATCAAGGCGGGCACGGTGTGGGTGAACTGCCACAATGCGTTCGACACGGCGCTTCCGTTCGGCGGCTACAAGCAGTCCGGGTGGGGACGCGAACTCGGTGAAGGCGCCATCGCCGAATACACCCAGAGCAAGTCCGTCAACATCGCACTCTAG
- a CDS encoding APC family permease, whose product MSGTPRIRTRSPVAGLERARLSFVQVLGQSVSAVAPSAVMVTLPALVIPDAGRATIAVFVAAAILMTAVGYCIGQFATRMVAVSGLYSYIVKGLGPVPGFGGGWSLLVGYAAAAMASTLGAASYLAALLGRVGLPAGTPLIAVLAAIVGLLALLLMVRGVTLSARIMLAIEVFAIVAASAALVVAFVQSVREGATPTAGGAKSGSAVGFAVLLAITSFVGFESAGTVAREARNPFVAVPRAIRWTPIALGVLYVFAAALQLPEPVRQGVDSLPIVLTLPDPSGAGSSALSIVMELGITASWFACVLGSTTALSRTLFAMGREGVVPSVFGRTHHRFHTPHVALTAAMPVVVAVPVLYLFVSGSSREVLIGLLAVSAHGYVLAYVLLCVATPAFLRRIGELTRLPLIIGVLTATAMVALVGWAAFSRTYVAGAATAVYVLLMLVGAAVFAIRARRSPGIGERMGVYDEAVAEDLLGRYRPWEVRR is encoded by the coding sequence GTGTCCGGTACACCGAGAATCAGAACTAGATCACCGGTCGCCGGTCTCGAGCGGGCGCGTCTGAGTTTCGTCCAGGTGCTCGGACAGTCCGTGTCCGCGGTCGCACCGTCGGCCGTGATGGTCACTTTGCCTGCTCTCGTCATACCCGACGCGGGCCGGGCCACCATCGCGGTGTTCGTCGCGGCGGCGATTCTGATGACGGCGGTCGGCTACTGCATCGGACAGTTCGCCACCCGCATGGTGGCGGTCAGCGGTCTCTACAGCTACATCGTGAAGGGACTCGGGCCGGTGCCCGGTTTCGGCGGGGGCTGGTCGCTGCTCGTCGGCTACGCGGCCGCGGCCATGGCGAGCACGCTCGGTGCCGCGAGTTACCTCGCCGCGCTGCTCGGGCGAGTCGGGCTTCCGGCGGGGACGCCTCTCATCGCGGTCCTCGCCGCGATCGTCGGGCTTCTCGCCCTTCTCCTGATGGTCCGGGGCGTGACACTGTCGGCGCGGATCATGCTGGCCATCGAGGTGTTCGCGATCGTGGCCGCCTCCGCCGCGCTGGTGGTCGCGTTCGTGCAATCGGTTCGCGAAGGCGCGACCCCGACCGCGGGCGGCGCGAAATCGGGTTCCGCGGTCGGGTTCGCCGTGCTGCTCGCGATCACGTCGTTCGTCGGTTTCGAGAGTGCGGGCACGGTGGCGCGGGAAGCCCGCAACCCGTTCGTCGCCGTCCCGCGCGCCATCCGGTGGACCCCCATCGCCCTGGGCGTTCTCTACGTGTTCGCGGCCGCCCTGCAGTTGCCGGAGCCGGTGCGGCAGGGAGTCGATTCGCTGCCGATCGTCCTCACCTTGCCCGACCCGTCGGGCGCCGGTTCGTCGGCGCTGTCGATCGTCATGGAACTCGGCATCACCGCCTCCTGGTTCGCATGCGTCCTCGGTTCGACGACGGCGCTGTCGCGGACCCTGTTCGCGATGGGACGCGAAGGGGTGGTCCCGAGCGTGTTCGGCCGGACGCACCACAGGTTCCACACCCCGCACGTGGCATTGACGGCGGCGATGCCGGTCGTCGTCGCGGTGCCCGTCCTCTACTTGTTCGTCAGCGGTTCGAGCCGCGAAGTCCTGATCGGACTCCTCGCCGTGTCCGCCCACGGTTACGTCCTCGCGTACGTGCTGCTGTGCGTCGCGACGCCGGCGTTCCTCCGGCGGATCGGCGAACTCACTCGGCTTCCCCTGATCATCGGTGTGCTGACGGCGACGGCGATGGTCGCCCTGGTCGGGTGGGCGGCGTTCTCGCGCACGTATGTCGCGGGCGCGGCGACCGCCGTCTACGTGCTTCTGATGCTTGTCGGCGCCGCGGTCTTCGCGATCCGCGCCAGGAGATCCCCCGGAATCGGAGAACGGATGGGTGTGTACGACGAGGCCGTGGCCGAAGACCTGCTGGGCCGGTACCGCCCGTGGGAGGTCCGCCGGTGA
- a CDS encoding IclR family transcriptional regulator: protein MSADDRALSGRQPKAVTSALRVLEEVARAGSGVTAKDIAARLSMPSATTYRLLNILVGEGYVVRLPDLSGFALGQKIGILVDAAVVPTVCAAAREVLAELRLSVRFGVHLFYYTNVAVRTADADPEYPPPEDESFLNQHLYACAVGKLLLAEKSELESVIPRWEPRALTARTIVARSELLANLDLIRSEGFATQLAELRDASACVAVPLRSGTGALVGSLALSGHVDHEHLMLRHVPSLREHAERLAPLMA, encoded by the coding sequence GTGAGCGCCGACGACAGAGCCCTGTCGGGGCGGCAGCCGAAGGCCGTCACCAGCGCGCTGCGGGTGCTCGAGGAGGTGGCCCGGGCCGGCTCGGGTGTGACCGCGAAAGACATCGCGGCCCGCCTGTCGATGCCGTCGGCGACCACGTATCGACTGCTCAACATTCTCGTGGGCGAAGGCTATGTGGTGCGGCTCCCCGACCTGTCCGGGTTCGCGCTGGGCCAGAAGATCGGGATCCTCGTCGACGCCGCCGTCGTGCCCACCGTGTGTGCGGCGGCGCGTGAGGTTCTCGCCGAACTACGACTGTCGGTGCGCTTCGGAGTCCACCTGTTCTACTACACCAACGTGGCCGTCCGCACAGCCGACGCCGACCCCGAATACCCGCCGCCGGAGGACGAGTCGTTTCTCAACCAGCACCTCTACGCGTGCGCGGTCGGCAAACTCCTTCTCGCGGAGAAGTCGGAACTCGAATCCGTGATTCCGCGGTGGGAGCCACGGGCGCTGACGGCCCGCACGATCGTCGCGCGGAGCGAGCTGCTCGCGAATCTGGACCTGATCCGAAGCGAGGGCTTCGCCACCCAACTCGCGGAGCTCCGGGACGCGTCGGCCTGCGTCGCGGTCCCCCTCCGGTCCGGCACGGGCGCACTCGTCGGCAGTCTCGCCCTGTCGGGACACGTCGATCACGAACACCTCATGCTGCGCCACGTCCCGTCGCTGCGCGAGCACGCGGAACGACTGGCCCCGCTGATGGCGTAG